A single Fusarium oxysporum Fo47 chromosome IV, complete sequence DNA region contains:
- a CDS encoding ER lumen protein retaining receptor-domain-containing protein → MHYQNDKLTAPQLFRVLGDLSHALSKCILIFAIHRNRSAEGVSLITQILYALVFCTRYLDLFIETVPWNIVFKIFYIISSIYILAIMQWIYPRSREREIAWKIGAIILGGSFVLSPFVMLIFESHKGFRPWMWVFSQILESVCVLPQLLLLRQTTVPTVIDSFYLVALGSYRALYCVNWFIREFEISGKKPNTVSVIFGIIQTALYIDFAWVYYTRQRVKLRGGGIVDADDMSRGWLLRRIFGKRFENNDDDEESGPGGFEDEQGGRRGARPKWGARGISVSADDGVLEQDRHNRDQDEFGGPVDPDAKMQDPDELARALDDDDDEQTPLRPGQTEGQPSGLQGGEGWRD, encoded by the exons ATGCATTACCAAAACGACAAACTGACAGCACCACAGCTCTTCCGTGTCCTGGGCGACTTGTCCCACGCCCTCTCCAAAtgcatcctcatcttcgcTATCCATCGCAATCGAAGCGCTGAGGGCGTCTCCCTCATCACGCAGATCCTCTACGCCCTCGTCTTCTGCACACGTTACCTCGACCTCTTCATCGAGACGGTACCATGGAACATCGTGTTCAAGATCTTCTACATCATCTCGTCTATCTACATCCTTGCTATTATGCAATGGATCTACCCTCGATCGCGTGAGCGTGAGATTGCTTGGAAGATTGGCGCCATCATCCTCGGTGGCTCGTTTGTCTTGTCTCCATTCGTCATGCTCATCTTTGAGAGCCACAAGGGTTTCCGACCT TGGATGTGGGTGTTCTCCCAGATCCTCGAGTCCGTCTGCGTTCTTccccagcttctcctccttcgaCAAACAACCGTCCCCACCGTTATCGACTCCTTCTACCTCGTCGCTCTCGGCTCCTACCGCGCCCTCTACTGCGTCAACTGGTTCATCCGCGAATTCGAGATCTCCGGCAAGAAGCCCAATACCGTCTCCGTCATCTTCGGCATCATCCAGACTGCCCTATACATCGACTTTGCTTGGGTTTACTACACCCGCCAGCGCGTCAAGCTTCGCGGTGGCGGCATTGTCGACGCCGATGATATGTCCCGCGGATGGCTCCTCCGCCGAATCTTCGGAAAGCGCTTTGAGAacaacgatgatgacgaggagagTGGCCCTGGTGGATTTGAAGATGAGCAAGGTGGCCGACGAGGAGCTCGTCCCAAGTGGGGAGCCCGCGGTATCTCAGTCAGTGCCGATGACGGCGTTCTCGAGCAGGACCGACACAACCGTGACCAGGACGAGTTCGGTGGCCCAGTCGACCCTGACGCCAAGATGCAAGACCCCGATGAGCTTGCGCGAGCActcgacgatgacgacgatgagcaAACACCACTGCGACCTGGACAAACAGAAGGCCAGCCCAGCGGTCTTCAAGGCGGCGAGGGTTGGCGCGACTAA